In Zingiber officinale cultivar Zhangliang chromosome 8B, Zo_v1.1, whole genome shotgun sequence, a single genomic region encodes these proteins:
- the LOC122014193 gene encoding probable polygalacturonase At3g15720, protein MAILFLLPPIALPATFDVINYGAIGDGKTDDSQAFLRAWAAVCKDASATPSVLNIGFKTFLINAVLNFMGPCKPSSITVQITGVIVAPGDLRAWRGNNENWLIFSSVNGLTLAGTGIIDGKGQAWWDKCRSQVLMNGCNNLVVKGLKLVNSQRSHLAITNCNDVLLSQLTITSPGDSPNTDGIDVSNSRRVRIEWSTIATGDDCIAINRGTYQINITGIACGPGHGISIGSLGKDKSSSEEVTDVIVKQCNFTRTMNGVRIKTWQGGVGFASRIIFEDINFISTRNPIIIDQTYCDTPYGYCKNVPGAVKVTGVTYQRMHGTSPDPVAVTLTCSPFAPCSGIVMKEVMIRRDDGGATSSFCSNALGAIGKECQPKVNCLTTT, encoded by the exons ATGGCgattctcttccttcttcctcccatCGCTTTGCCTGCTACCTTCGACGTGATCAACTACGGTGCCATTGGAGACGGCAAAACAGACGATTCTCAGGCTTTTTTACGAGCATGGGCGGCGGTCTGCAAAGATGCATCAGCGACGCCCTCTGTTCTAAACATCGGATTCAAAACTTTCTTGATCAATGCTGTTCTTAACTTCATGGGCCCATGCAAGCCTTCCTCCATCACTGTCCag ATAACTGGAGTTATAGTAGCCCCGGGTGATCTGAGGGCATGGAGAGGAAACAACGAGAATTGGCTTATTTTTTCTAGCGTCAACGGGTTGACTTTGGCAGGAACAGGAATCATAGATGGTAAAGGTCAAGCTTGGTGGGACAAGTGCCGAAGT CAAGTTTTGATGAACGGATGTAATAATTTGGTGGTGAAGGGTTTGAAGCTGGTGAACAGCCAACGATCGCATTTGGCCATCACCAACTGCAACGATGTTCTGTTGTCTCAACTCACCATCACTTCGCCGGGGGATAGCCCCAACACCGACGGCATCGACGTCTCCAACTCACGTCGAGTCCGGATCGAATGGTCCACCATCGCCACAGGCGATGACTGCATCGCCATCAACCGGGGCACCTACCAAATCAACATCACCGGGATCGCTTGCGGCCCCGGCCATGGCATAAG CATAGGGAGCTTGGGAAAGGATAAAAGCTCGTCCGAGGAAGTGACGGATGTGATCGTGAAGCAGTGCAATTTTACGAGAACCATGAACGGCGTACGGATCAAGACATGGCAGGGCGGAGTGGGTTTTGCGAGTAGAATCATATTCGAAGACATCAACTTCATTTCTACCCGAAATCCTATCATCATCGATCAAACTTACTGTGACACGCCTTATGGATACTGCAAGAACGTG CCAGGTGCAGTGAAAGTGACAGGAGTGACGTACCAACGGATGCATGGCACATCGCCAGACCCGGTGGCTGTGACATTGACCTGCAGCCCTTTTGCTCCTTGCTCCGGCATTGTTATGAAGGAGGTGATGATCAGGAGAGACGACGGTGGCGCCACCTCCTCCTTTTGTAGCAACGCCTTGGGAGCCATCGGCAAAGAATGCCAGCCTAAAGTCAATTGCCTGACAACCACCTAA